The following coding sequences lie in one Streptomyces sp. NBC_00510 genomic window:
- a CDS encoding ABC transporter permease codes for MGRYVARRLLQMIPVFIGTTLLIFFMVYALPGDPVRALFGDKGADPATVARIRHDLGLDQPILKQYWDYMTGIILHFDFGNQIASGRPVRDVLGDAFPVTLRLAGLSFAIELVVGIALGVWAGMRAGKLADSLVLIFTLLLISVPVFVLGFIFKLVFAFQLGWMTPNVQDSTNYSQLLMPAIVLASLSLAYVARLTRTSIAENLRADYMRTAIAKGLPRRRVVGVHLMRNSMIPVVTFLGTDIGALMGGAVVTEGLFNIHGVGGTIYESILRREGTTLVGLVTVLVLVFLVTSLIVDLLYAVLDPRIRYA; via the coding sequence ATGGGGCGTTACGTCGCGCGGCGACTGCTCCAGATGATCCCGGTATTCATCGGGACGACTCTGCTCATCTTTTTCATGGTCTACGCCCTGCCTGGCGACCCCGTGCGGGCGCTCTTCGGCGACAAGGGCGCGGACCCGGCGACCGTGGCGCGGATCCGTCATGACCTCGGTCTCGACCAGCCGATCCTGAAGCAGTACTGGGATTACATGACGGGCATCATCCTGCACTTCGACTTCGGCAACCAGATTGCCAGCGGTCGTCCGGTGCGTGACGTGCTCGGGGACGCCTTCCCGGTGACGCTGCGGCTCGCGGGGCTCTCCTTCGCGATCGAACTGGTCGTGGGCATCGCCCTCGGTGTCTGGGCCGGCATGCGCGCGGGCAAGCTCGCTGACTCGCTGGTGCTGATCTTCACCCTGCTGCTGATCTCGGTCCCGGTCTTCGTCCTCGGCTTCATCTTCAAGCTGGTCTTCGCCTTCCAGCTCGGATGGATGACACCGAACGTCCAGGACTCCACCAACTACAGCCAGTTGCTGATGCCGGCCATCGTGCTGGCCAGCCTCTCGCTGGCGTACGTGGCGCGCCTGACCCGTACCTCCATAGCCGAGAACCTGCGCGCCGACTACATGCGGACCGCCATCGCCAAGGGCCTGCCCCGGCGCCGCGTGGTCGGCGTGCACCTGATGCGCAACTCGATGATCCCGGTGGTCACCTTCCTCGGTACCGACATCGGCGCCCTGATGGGCGGCGCGGTCGTCACCGAGGGCCTGTTCAACATCCACGGTGTCGGCGGCACGATCTACGAGTCCATCCTGCGCCGCGAGGGGACCACGCTGGTCGGTCTCGTCACCGTCCTCGTGCTGGTCTTCCTCGTCACCAGCCTGATCGTCGACCTGCTCTACGCGGTCCTGGACCCGAGGATCCGTTATGCCTGA
- a CDS encoding ABC transporter substrate-binding protein codes for MRGAKSATWVAGAIIVAMAATACGGGGGDKGSSNDAGGVNPNGKFSVEVGEPQNPLQPANTMESNGSIVVRSLFSQLVDYDPKGNIVMVNAKSVDTKDNKTYTVTLQDGWKFHDGTPVTAESYVKAWNWAANINNAQTNASWFADIKGFEDVHPEKEGAKPKADTMSGLKVVDDKTFTIELTTPIPYFVYKLGYEVFSPLPESFYKDPKAAGENPVGNGPYQFVKWDHKKQIEVKRFDGYKGPDKAKNGGVIFKNYTGLEAAYEDLKSGNVDVLRQIAPKDLPVYRDDLGDRAVDQAYSAIQSIVPAFYSKQWKNVDPKVIQGLSMAIDRDTITKTVLQGTREPATGFVAKGVLGYQDNVGGDVFKYDPAKAKELIKAGGGVPGNKISIQYNADGGHKEWVEAVCNSITNATGIKCAGDSKADFQSDLDAREAHEVKSIYRSGWVLDYPVNANFIRDLYGTTSAGNQSGFSNKELDALIKKADTAATLDESVKEYQAAEKKMVELMPAIPLWYYKVNAGYSENVSNVQYAQNGDPILTGVEVKK; via the coding sequence ATGCGCGGTGCCAAGAGCGCCACTTGGGTCGCAGGTGCGATCATCGTCGCTATGGCTGCTACCGCTTGCGGTGGCGGCGGTGGTGACAAGGGCAGCAGCAACGACGCTGGCGGCGTCAACCCCAACGGCAAGTTCTCCGTCGAGGTCGGCGAGCCGCAGAACCCCCTGCAGCCTGCCAACACCATGGAGTCCAACGGCAGCATCGTCGTCCGCTCGCTGTTCTCGCAGCTCGTGGACTACGACCCCAAGGGCAACATCGTCATGGTGAACGCCAAGTCGGTGGACACCAAGGACAACAAGACCTACACGGTCACGCTGCAGGACGGCTGGAAGTTCCACGACGGCACCCCGGTGACCGCCGAGTCCTACGTCAAGGCGTGGAACTGGGCCGCCAACATCAACAACGCCCAGACCAACGCGTCGTGGTTCGCCGACATCAAGGGCTTCGAGGACGTCCACCCCGAGAAGGAGGGTGCGAAGCCGAAGGCCGACACGATGTCCGGCCTGAAGGTCGTCGACGACAAGACCTTCACCATCGAGCTCACCACCCCGATCCCGTACTTCGTGTACAAGCTCGGTTACGAGGTGTTCTCGCCGCTGCCGGAGTCCTTCTACAAGGACCCGAAGGCCGCGGGCGAGAACCCGGTCGGCAACGGCCCGTACCAGTTCGTCAAGTGGGACCACAAGAAGCAGATCGAGGTCAAGCGCTTCGACGGCTACAAGGGCCCGGACAAGGCGAAGAACGGCGGTGTGATCTTCAAGAACTACACCGGCCTCGAGGCTGCGTACGAGGACCTGAAGTCCGGCAACGTCGACGTCCTGCGTCAGATCGCGCCGAAGGACCTCCCGGTCTACCGCGACGACCTCGGTGACCGCGCCGTGGACCAGGCGTACTCCGCCATCCAGTCCATCGTCCCGGCCTTCTACTCCAAGCAGTGGAAGAACGTCGACCCCAAGGTCATCCAGGGTCTGTCGATGGCGATCGACCGCGACACCATCACCAAGACGGTGCTCCAGGGCACCCGTGAGCCCGCCACCGGCTTCGTCGCCAAGGGCGTGCTCGGCTACCAGGACAACGTGGGCGGCGACGTCTTCAAGTACGACCCCGCGAAGGCCAAGGAGCTCATCAAGGCCGGCGGCGGCGTCCCCGGCAACAAGATCTCCATCCAGTACAACGCCGACGGTGGCCACAAGGAGTGGGTGGAGGCCGTCTGCAACAGCATCACCAACGCGACCGGTATCAAGTGCGCCGGCGACTCCAAGGCCGACTTCCAGAGCGACCTGGACGCCCGCGAGGCCCACGAGGTCAAGTCGATCTACCGCAGTGGCTGGGTGCTCGACTACCCCGTGAACGCCAACTTCATCCGTGACCTCTACGGCACCACCTCGGCGGGCAACCAGTCCGGCTTCTCCAACAAGGAGCTCGACGCGCTGATCAAGAAGGCCGACACCGCGGCCACGCTCGACGAGTCGGTCAAGGAGTACCAGGCCGCCGAGAAGAAGATGGTCGAGCTCATGCCCGCCATCCCGCTCTGGTACTACAAGGTCAACGCCGGCTACTCGGAGAACGTCTCGAACGTCCAGTACGCGCAGAACGGTGACCCGATCCTCACCGGCGTCGAGGTCAAGAAGTAA